The Candidatus Dadabacteria bacterium genome contains the following window.
GTGAGGTATACACAGAAGTGAAAATAATGATGGTAGCTCCCCGTCTTAATCTCGGGGGAGGGGGTTCCGAAAAGCAGACTATAGAGCTTGCCAACGGGTTTGCTCGCAATGGGTGCGAAGTTACGATTCTACTTACCGATAAAAAAATGGATATGACTTCCCAGCTTTCAAGAGGGGTTAAGATCATTTCTTATAATTCTAACGGGAATTTTCTTTCACGATTCCGTTTCGTTTACAAAACCGCAAAACAAAGAAAGCCCGACATTCTCTACAGTAGGTTCTGGACAACAAAACCAGCAGTGATCTTCGCGGGCAGGATTCTCGGAATCAAGACCGTTGCAGTTGAAGTTAGCAACATAAAGGAAAGTCTCAAACGTTGGCCACCTATTGTCAGAAACGCAATCGAATTTGCCAAGATCTTCTGCTACAGAATGGCGGATATGGTAATAATACTTTCAAATGGAGGGAGGAAAAACCTTGCACAGCTAGGAGTCGGAGAGAGCGTGCGAACGGTCCAAAACGGTGTGGACATAGAGTATATAGAGAAGCGGTCTAGGGAAGAAGTGGCACACCGGTGGTTCGGTGAGAAAATTCCTGTGGCAGCGGCGGTGGGAAGGCTGTTCCCGTCAAAGGGATATGAAAACCTAGTGAAAGCAGTAAGTGCAGTAAACGACGTTACTCCGCTCAGACTTCTTCTTGTAGGCGACGGGCCGCTGAAAAGCAAGATCGTATCCACAGCGAAAGAGCTTGACATTGGAGACAAAATCGACTTTACCGGTTCAGTTCTCAATCCCCAAAAATATGCCATAAGATGCAATATTTTTATCTGCTC
Protein-coding sequences here:
- a CDS encoding glycosyltransferase, with the protein product MVAPRLNLGGGGSEKQTIELANGFARNGCEVTILLTDKKMDMTSQLSRGVKIISYNSNGNFLSRFRFVYKTAKQRKPDILYSRFWTTKPAVIFAGRILGIKTVAVEVSNIKESLKRWPPIVRNAIEFAKIFCYRMADMVIILSNGGRKNLAQLGVGESVRTVQNGVDIEYIEKRSREEVAHRWFGEKIPVAAAVGRLFPSKGYENLVKAVSAVNDVTPLRLLLVGDGPLKSKIVSTAKELDIGDKIDFTGSVLNPQKYAIRCNIFICSSLFEGFSNSLLEALALGLPVVSTDHDFGAREIIENGKSGILVPVGDPEKMAEAILKLLQDGTLAAKMGEEAKKRVGELSVEKMTEGNLKIFREILEERR